In one Electrophorus electricus isolate fEleEle1 chromosome 21, fEleEle1.pri, whole genome shotgun sequence genomic region, the following are encoded:
- the nap1l4b gene encoding nucleosome assembly protein 1-like 4b isoform X1, whose translation MDGDNNEAKGKAGDQVMQNPQALAALQDRLDSITHSPCVMDSLPPPVRRRVKALKNLQVKSAHVEAKFYEEVHELERKYASLYQPLFDKRKAIVTGAVEPTDEECEWQSDHEDEELADELQNKASIEEKKEAETEGAAPENPKGIPEFWLTIFRSVDMLSDMLQEHDEPILRHLQDIKVIFSGPGEPMSFTLEFHFEPNNYFKNTVLTKVYKMKSEPDFEEPFSFEGPEIISCEGCEIDWHKGKDVTFKTIKKKQKHKGRGIIRTVTKQVPADSFFNFFNPIKVSPDSELDEDSELTLTTDFEIGHFFRERIVPRAVLYFTGEALEDDDSFEEEELDEGEEEDHDDDDDMEEEEEERDSKSGEAPPAECKQQ comes from the exons ATGGACGGCGATAATAATGAAGCCAAAG GTAAAGCGGGTGACCAGGTCATGCAGAACCCACAGGCTCTGGCAGCTCTTCAAGACAGACTagacagcatcacacacagtccttGTGTCATGGACAG CTTACCTCCGCCCGTCAGGAGAAGAGTCAAGGCCTTAAAGAATCTGCAGGTCAAGAGTGCACACGTAGAAGCCAAATTTTATGAGGAGGTGCACGAGCTGGAGAGAAAGTATGCATCACTGTATCAGCCACTGTTTGACAAG AGGAAAGCCATTGTTACGGGTGCAGTGGAGCCCACGGATGAAGAGTGCGAATGGCAGAGTGACCACGAGGATGAAGAACTCGCA GATGAGCTGCAGAATAAAGCCTCCatagaggagaagaaggaggcagagacagagggcGCTGCCCCGGAGAACCCCAAAGGAATTCCGGAATTCTGGCTCACCATTTTCCGCAGTGTGGACATGCTGAGTGACATGCTACAG GAACATGATGAGCCAATACTTAGACACCTACAAGACATTAAAGTGATATTTTCTGGTCCTGGTGAACCTATG AGTTTCACATTAGAATTTCACTTTGAACCTAATAACTACTTCAAAAACACAGTCCTCACAAAAGTCTACAAGATGAAATCTGAACCAGATTTTGAAGAACCGTTCTCTTTTGAAGGGCCAGAGATTATCAGCTGTGAGGG ATGCGAGATTGACTGGCACAAAGGCAAAGATGTTACATTCAAAACGATcaagaagaaacagaagcacaagGGGAGGGGTATCATCAGGACGGTCACCAAGCAAGTGCCCGCTGACTCTTTTTTTAACTTCTTCAACCCCATTAAAG TTTCCCCAGATAGTGAGTTG GATGAGGACTCAGAGTTAACTTTAACTACAGATTTTGAGATTGGTCACTTCTTTAGAGAGAGAATAGTGCCACGAGCTGTACTTTACTTCACCGGGGAGGCCCTGGAGGACGATGACAGT tttgaggaagaggagcttGATGAGGGTGAAGAGGAG gaccatgatgatgatgatgatatggaggaagaagaggaggaaagggaTTCTAAG AGTGGGGAGGCCCCACCTGCAGAGTGCAAACAGCAGTAA
- the nap1l4b gene encoding nucleosome assembly protein 1-like 4b isoform X2, which yields MDGDNNEAKGKAGDQVMQNPQALAALQDRLDSITHSPCVMDSLPPPVRRRVKALKNLQVKSAHVEAKFYEEVHELERKYASLYQPLFDKRKAIVTGAVEPTDEECEWQSDHEDEELADELQNKASIEEKKEAETEGAAPENPKGIPEFWLTIFRSVDMLSDMLQEHDEPILRHLQDIKVIFSGPGEPMSFTLEFHFEPNNYFKNTVLTKVYKMKSEPDFEEPFSFEGPEIISCEGCEIDWHKGKDVTFKTIKKKQKHKGRGIIRTVTKQVPADSFFNFFNPIKVSPDSELDEDSELTLTTDFEIGHFFRERIVPRAVLYFTGEALEDDDSFEEEELDEGEEEDHDDDDDMEEEEEERDSKA from the exons ATGGACGGCGATAATAATGAAGCCAAAG GTAAAGCGGGTGACCAGGTCATGCAGAACCCACAGGCTCTGGCAGCTCTTCAAGACAGACTagacagcatcacacacagtccttGTGTCATGGACAG CTTACCTCCGCCCGTCAGGAGAAGAGTCAAGGCCTTAAAGAATCTGCAGGTCAAGAGTGCACACGTAGAAGCCAAATTTTATGAGGAGGTGCACGAGCTGGAGAGAAAGTATGCATCACTGTATCAGCCACTGTTTGACAAG AGGAAAGCCATTGTTACGGGTGCAGTGGAGCCCACGGATGAAGAGTGCGAATGGCAGAGTGACCACGAGGATGAAGAACTCGCA GATGAGCTGCAGAATAAAGCCTCCatagaggagaagaaggaggcagagacagagggcGCTGCCCCGGAGAACCCCAAAGGAATTCCGGAATTCTGGCTCACCATTTTCCGCAGTGTGGACATGCTGAGTGACATGCTACAG GAACATGATGAGCCAATACTTAGACACCTACAAGACATTAAAGTGATATTTTCTGGTCCTGGTGAACCTATG AGTTTCACATTAGAATTTCACTTTGAACCTAATAACTACTTCAAAAACACAGTCCTCACAAAAGTCTACAAGATGAAATCTGAACCAGATTTTGAAGAACCGTTCTCTTTTGAAGGGCCAGAGATTATCAGCTGTGAGGG ATGCGAGATTGACTGGCACAAAGGCAAAGATGTTACATTCAAAACGATcaagaagaaacagaagcacaagGGGAGGGGTATCATCAGGACGGTCACCAAGCAAGTGCCCGCTGACTCTTTTTTTAACTTCTTCAACCCCATTAAAG TTTCCCCAGATAGTGAGTTG GATGAGGACTCAGAGTTAACTTTAACTACAGATTTTGAGATTGGTCACTTCTTTAGAGAGAGAATAGTGCCACGAGCTGTACTTTACTTCACCGGGGAGGCCCTGGAGGACGATGACAGT tttgaggaagaggagcttGATGAGGGTGAAGAGGAG gaccatgatgatgatgatgatatggaggaagaagaggaggaaagggaTTCTAAG GCATAA